The Nocardioides panzhihuensis genome has a segment encoding these proteins:
- a CDS encoding agglutinin cell wall attachment protein encodes MTVPPVVRQEQLIAEIALHLADEVEGDWSTLVFNHRNLSMFFTGRIDVHRPDGSFTHARPPDSVLSLTDELRRVMYEPGKGAWFSARWTIASGEADEENRSQIVFNYDDEPVWRWPAHPGLYAIDLETFPRDDERVPGWLRQKVNGARRTL; translated from the coding sequence ATGACCGTTCCCCCCGTGGTCAGACAAGAACAGCTCATCGCTGAGATCGCCCTCCACCTCGCCGACGAGGTCGAGGGGGACTGGTCCACGTTGGTCTTCAACCACCGCAACCTGTCCATGTTCTTCACCGGACGCATCGACGTGCATCGACCAGACGGCAGCTTCACCCACGCCCGGCCGCCTGACAGCGTTCTCTCGCTGACGGACGAGCTCAGGCGGGTGATGTACGAACCGGGCAAGGGCGCCTGGTTCTCCGCCCGATGGACCATCGCGAGCGGCGAGGCGGACGAGGAGAACCGATCTCAGATCGTGTTCAACTACGACGACGAGCCGGTCTGGCGCTGGCCCGCCCACCCGGGCCTGTACGCGATCGACCTCGAGACGTTCCCTCGTGACGACGAGCGTGTGCCGGGTTGGCTCCGTCAGAAGGTCAACGGGGCCCGCCGGACGCTGTAG
- a CDS encoding carboxyl transferase domain-containing protein: MPQVSRIAIVNRGEAAMRLIHAVRDLNARDTSVGTIRTIALHTDVDAGAAFVREADEAHLLGAAADRPYLDLAVLEQALIASEADAAWVGWGFVAEDPAFAELCDRLGVTFIGPSAEAMRKLGDKIGSKLIAEEVGVPVAPWSRGGVDDLESALASADEIGYPLMLKATAGGGGRGIRKVTSGDELAEAYQRTRDEAERAFGSGVVFLEKLVTDARHVEVQVIADGQGTAWAIGVRDCSVQRRNQKVIEESASPLLTDEQAADLKKSAERLANAVGYAGAGTVEFLYHPGEKTFAFLEVNTRLQVEHPITEIVTGTDLVALQIQVASGIPLTGDRPSERGHAVEARLNAEDPDRDFAPAPGRIRRLEFPAGPGIRVDTGVAEGDTIPADFDSMIAKVIAWGADREQALARLRRAMGETTVIIDGGATNKSFILDLLGQPEVTTGSPAWADTGWIDRVRGEGRLQAARHAGVALVAAAIEGYDEAERAEIARMLQTAQGGRPQIQHDPARTIELKLRGATYPLTVRQSGPARYQVTITAGGERRTLTATLDRIDEVHGRLTVDGHRYRLVTATHGPVHLVEVDDVMHRVSRDEGGMVRAPAPALVVSTPLAVGDEVAAGHPVLVLESMKMETALTAPFAGRIKELLVRVGSQVETAAPLLRLEPTAEAGGEQASTARLADLDLPAPTTERGRSNGELADLSSLLLGYDVEEDQRPALLAAHLASRSSGTPADTLRTEMDLLSLFTDFAELSRNRPASGEPSTELRVHSSREYFHTYLRSLDPDRGALPDHFRDKLQRVLAHYGVTDLERTPELERAVFRIFLAQQHPSDVDIAIGVLQRWLGDPPPATEDAAAVRALLERIVRATQLRFAVVGDLARSVRFGWFDQPLVDDERRTVLDGVPAEVAALTDPDAPDRAARIEALAAVPEPLVGFLRDRLVEGGLPEREPLLEVLIRRHYRDYHLHDLTVTGDQSGRPVAHAEYATDEKGATRVVSTIGDVTELAHPDGQLGAAITSALASDHDDVVEIYLRWTDAPADADLASAELAKILAGQEFARRARRVSIAVCHAAPQPIDYFTYRHHADGAPHTPTDELVEDTLVRGMHPMVGRRLNLWRLSEFNVTRLAAPDDVLLYECVARANPADRRLVAAAQARQLAVVRDDEGRVIALPHVERAVENCLEAIRRVRTARGREGTKLDVNHVWVTVWPVVEADLDQITALQSKITPLSEGTGIEEVLAEGRVASPDGGAPTPLAIRFHAKPGAGVVADVIEPPTEPLAPLDEYAAKVLRARRRGLVYPYELQRALAGDGTVVEHDLDADGVLAPVDRAPGLNSAGIIVAVVTTPSSLYPDGITRVVLCGDPLKSLGALSEPECARVIAAIDLAERMGVPLEWFAVSAGARISMESGTENMDWVAAALRRIVQFTQAGGEINIVVAGINVGAQPYWNAEATMLMHTKGILVMTPDSAMVLTGKQSLDFSGGVSAEDNHGIGGYDRVMGPNGQAQYWVPDLAGAFRVLMAHYEHSYVVPGETAPRRASTSDPIDRDVSSYPHAGDFACVGEIFSAEHNPDRKRPFDIRTVMRALADADHEMLERWAGMADADTAVVVDTRIGGYPVSLVGIESKPVPRAGFPPTDGPDTYTAGTLFPRSSKKVARAINAASGNRPLVVLANLSGFDGSPESMRNLQLEYGAEIGRAVVNFEGPIVFCVISRYHGGAFVVFSKHLNPSMTVLAIEGSYASVLGGAPAAAVVFAAEVSKRAAADPRVAALEERIDHAEDGERGALVVELAELRAQLRSDKIAEVAAEFDDVHDIHRAVAVGSVDEVIAASDLRPKVIDVIERALGTV, translated from the coding sequence GTGCCACAGGTCTCACGAATAGCCATCGTCAACCGCGGTGAAGCCGCGATGCGTCTGATCCATGCCGTACGCGACCTCAACGCGCGGGACACGTCCGTTGGGACGATCCGAACCATCGCGCTGCACACCGACGTCGACGCCGGGGCGGCGTTCGTACGCGAGGCAGACGAGGCCCACCTCCTCGGTGCCGCCGCGGACCGCCCGTACCTCGACCTCGCGGTCCTCGAGCAGGCGCTGATCGCCTCCGAGGCCGACGCCGCCTGGGTCGGCTGGGGCTTCGTCGCCGAGGACCCAGCGTTCGCCGAGCTGTGCGACCGGCTGGGCGTCACCTTCATCGGCCCCAGTGCCGAGGCGATGCGGAAGCTGGGCGACAAGATCGGCTCGAAGCTGATCGCCGAAGAGGTGGGTGTCCCGGTGGCTCCCTGGAGCCGCGGCGGTGTGGACGACCTCGAGTCGGCGCTGGCCAGCGCCGACGAGATCGGCTACCCGCTCATGCTCAAGGCCACCGCCGGCGGCGGCGGGCGTGGCATCCGGAAGGTCACCTCCGGCGACGAGCTCGCCGAGGCCTACCAGCGCACCCGCGACGAGGCCGAGCGCGCCTTCGGCAGCGGCGTGGTGTTCCTCGAGAAGCTGGTCACCGACGCCCGTCACGTCGAGGTCCAGGTGATCGCCGACGGCCAGGGCACCGCCTGGGCCATCGGCGTACGCGACTGCTCCGTGCAGCGGCGTAACCAGAAGGTCATCGAGGAGTCCGCCTCCCCGCTGCTGACAGACGAGCAGGCGGCCGACCTCAAGAAGTCGGCCGAGCGCCTCGCCAACGCTGTCGGCTACGCCGGTGCAGGCACCGTCGAGTTCCTCTACCACCCGGGCGAGAAGACGTTCGCCTTCCTCGAGGTCAACACCCGCCTCCAGGTCGAGCACCCCATCACCGAGATCGTGACCGGCACAGACCTGGTCGCGCTGCAGATCCAGGTGGCCTCCGGCATCCCGCTCACCGGTGACCGCCCGAGCGAGCGGGGCCACGCGGTCGAGGCACGCCTCAACGCAGAGGACCCGGACCGCGACTTCGCGCCCGCTCCTGGCCGGATCCGCCGCCTCGAGTTCCCCGCCGGCCCCGGGATCCGGGTCGACACCGGCGTCGCCGAGGGCGACACCATCCCGGCCGACTTCGACTCGATGATCGCCAAGGTGATCGCCTGGGGCGCCGACCGCGAGCAGGCGCTGGCGCGACTGCGCCGGGCCATGGGCGAGACCACGGTGATCATCGACGGCGGCGCCACCAACAAGAGCTTCATCCTCGACCTGCTCGGCCAGCCCGAGGTCACCACCGGCAGCCCGGCCTGGGCCGACACCGGATGGATCGACCGCGTCCGGGGCGAGGGGCGGCTGCAGGCCGCCCGGCACGCCGGCGTCGCGCTGGTCGCCGCCGCGATCGAGGGGTACGACGAGGCCGAGCGGGCCGAGATCGCCCGGATGCTGCAGACCGCCCAGGGTGGACGGCCGCAGATCCAGCACGACCCGGCCCGCACCATCGAGCTCAAGCTGCGCGGGGCGACGTATCCGCTGACCGTCCGGCAGTCCGGACCCGCCCGTTACCAGGTCACGATCACCGCCGGCGGCGAGCGCCGCACCCTCACCGCCACCCTCGATCGCATCGACGAGGTGCACGGCCGGCTCACCGTCGACGGCCACCGCTACCGGCTGGTGACCGCCACCCACGGCCCAGTCCACCTGGTCGAGGTCGACGACGTGATGCACCGGGTCAGCCGCGACGAGGGCGGCATGGTCCGCGCCCCCGCGCCGGCGCTCGTCGTCTCCACTCCGCTCGCCGTCGGCGACGAGGTGGCCGCAGGTCATCCGGTGCTGGTGCTCGAGTCGATGAAGATGGAGACCGCGCTGACCGCGCCGTTCGCCGGCCGGATCAAGGAGCTCCTGGTCCGGGTCGGGAGCCAGGTCGAGACCGCGGCGCCGCTGCTGCGCCTCGAGCCGACCGCCGAGGCCGGGGGCGAGCAGGCGAGCACCGCCCGCCTGGCCGACCTCGACCTGCCCGCGCCCACCACGGAGCGCGGCCGCAGCAACGGCGAGCTGGCCGACCTGAGCAGCCTGCTGCTCGGCTACGACGTCGAGGAGGATCAGCGTCCGGCGCTGCTCGCCGCCCATCTGGCCTCTCGCTCCTCCGGCACACCCGCGGACACCCTCCGCACGGAGATGGACCTGCTGTCGCTGTTCACCGACTTCGCCGAGCTCAGCCGCAACCGCCCGGCCAGTGGCGAGCCGTCCACCGAGCTGCGTGTGCACAGCTCGCGGGAGTACTTCCACACCTACCTGCGCAGCCTCGATCCCGACCGGGGCGCACTCCCGGACCACTTCCGCGACAAGCTGCAGCGGGTCCTGGCGCACTACGGGGTCACCGACCTCGAACGTACGCCGGAGCTCGAGCGTGCGGTGTTCCGCATCTTCCTCGCCCAGCAGCACCCCTCCGACGTCGACATCGCGATCGGGGTGCTGCAGCGCTGGCTCGGCGACCCGCCGCCGGCGACGGAGGACGCCGCTGCGGTCCGCGCGCTGCTCGAGCGGATCGTGCGTGCCACCCAGCTCCGCTTCGCCGTCGTCGGCGACCTGGCCCGCTCCGTCCGGTTCGGCTGGTTCGACCAGCCGCTGGTCGATGACGAGCGTCGCACGGTGCTGGACGGAGTGCCGGCCGAGGTAGCCGCCCTCACTGACCCGGACGCCCCCGACCGGGCCGCCCGGATCGAGGCGCTGGCGGCTGTTCCCGAGCCGCTGGTCGGCTTCCTCCGGGACCGGCTGGTCGAGGGAGGACTTCCCGAGCGCGAGCCGCTGCTGGAGGTGCTGATCCGGCGTCACTATCGCGACTACCACCTGCACGACCTGACCGTCACCGGCGATCAGAGTGGGCGCCCGGTCGCGCACGCCGAGTACGCCACGGACGAGAAGGGCGCGACCCGGGTGGTGTCCACCATCGGCGACGTGACGGAGCTCGCCCACCCCGACGGCCAGCTCGGCGCCGCCATCACCTCGGCGCTGGCCTCCGACCACGATGACGTCGTCGAGATCTACCTGCGCTGGACCGACGCGCCCGCCGACGCCGATCTCGCCTCGGCCGAGCTCGCCAAGATTCTCGCCGGGCAGGAGTTCGCCCGCCGCGCCCGCCGCGTCTCGATCGCGGTCTGCCATGCCGCGCCACAGCCGATCGACTACTTCACCTACCGCCACCACGCAGACGGCGCGCCTCACACCCCGACCGACGAGCTGGTCGAGGACACCCTGGTCCGGGGCATGCACCCGATGGTCGGTCGCAGGCTCAACCTGTGGCGTCTCAGCGAGTTCAACGTCACCAGGCTCGCCGCGCCCGACGACGTACTGCTCTACGAGTGCGTCGCCCGGGCCAACCCGGCCGACCGCCGGCTCGTCGCGGCCGCCCAGGCCCGCCAGCTCGCGGTGGTCCGCGACGACGAGGGCCGCGTGATCGCGCTGCCGCACGTGGAGCGTGCCGTGGAGAACTGCCTCGAGGCGATCCGCCGCGTACGCACCGCCCGGGGCCGTGAGGGCACCAAGCTCGACGTCAACCACGTGTGGGTGACGGTGTGGCCGGTGGTCGAGGCGGATCTCGACCAGATCACCGCGCTCCAGAGCAAGATCACCCCGCTCAGCGAGGGCACCGGGATCGAGGAGGTGCTCGCCGAGGGCCGGGTGGCTTCGCCGGACGGCGGTGCCCCGACCCCGCTGGCGATCCGCTTCCACGCCAAGCCTGGTGCCGGTGTCGTGGCCGACGTCATCGAGCCGCCCACCGAGCCGCTCGCCCCGCTGGACGAGTACGCCGCCAAGGTGCTGCGCGCCCGACGCCGCGGCCTCGTCTACCCCTATGAGCTCCAGCGCGCCCTGGCAGGGGACGGCACCGTCGTCGAGCACGACCTCGACGCCGACGGCGTGCTCGCACCCGTCGATCGGGCTCCCGGGCTCAACAGCGCCGGCATCATCGTCGCCGTCGTGACCACGCCGAGCTCTCTCTACCCCGACGGCATCACCCGAGTCGTGCTCTGCGGTGACCCGCTGAAGTCGCTCGGCGCGCTCTCGGAGCCTGAGTGCGCCCGGGTGATCGCGGCCATCGACCTCGCCGAGAGGATGGGCGTCCCGCTCGAGTGGTTCGCGGTGTCGGCCGGTGCCCGGATCTCGATGGAGAGCGGCACGGAGAACATGGACTGGGTGGCCGCCGCCCTGCGCCGGATCGTCCAGTTCACCCAGGCCGGCGGCGAGATCAACATCGTCGTCGCCGGGATCAACGTCGGCGCGCAGCCGTACTGGAATGCCGAAGCGACGATGCTGATGCACACCAAGGGGATCCTCGTGATGACCCCGGACAGCGCGATGGTGCTCACCGGCAAGCAGTCGCTCGACTTCTCCGGTGGCGTGTCCGCCGAGGACAACCATGGCATCGGCGGTTACGACCGGGTGATGGGCCCGAACGGGCAGGCGCAGTACTGGGTGCCCGATCTGGCCGGTGCGTTCCGGGTGCTCATGGCGCACTACGAGCACTCCTACGTGGTTCCTGGCGAGACCGCGCCGCGCCGCGCGTCTACGTCCGACCCGATCGACCGCGACGTTTCGTCGTACCCGCATGCGGGTGACTTCGCGTGCGTCGGTGAGATCTTCTCGGCCGAGCACAACCCAGACCGCAAGCGTCCCTTCGACATCCGCACCGTGATGCGGGCGCTGGCCGACGCCGACCACGAGATGCTCGAGCGGTGGGCCGGCATGGCCGACGCCGACACCGCGGTGGTCGTCGACACCCGGATCGGCGGCTATCCGGTCAGCCTGGTTGGCATCGAGTCCAAGCCGGTGCCGCGCGCCGGCTTCCCTCCCACCGACGGTCCCGACACCTACACCGCGGGGACCCTGTTCCCGCGGTCGTCGAAGAAGGTCGCGCGGGCGATCAATGCGGCCTCGGGCAACCGGCCGCTGGTCGTGCTCGCCAACCTGTCCGGCTTCGACGGCTCCCCGGAGTCGATGCGCAACCTGCAGCTCGAGTACGGTGCCGAGATCGGCCGCGCAGTCGTCAACTTCGAGGGCCCGATCGTCTTCTGCGTCATCTCCCGCTACCACGGTGGCGCGTTCGTGGTCTTCTCCAAGCACCTGAACCCGTCGATGACGGTGCTCGCCATCGAGGGTTCGTACGCCTCGGTGCTCGGCGGCGCCCCCGCCGCGGCCGTCGTGTTCGCCGCGGAGGTCTCCAAGCGGGCGGCAGCGGACCCGCGCGTCGCCGCGCTCGAGGAGCGCATCGACCACGCCGAGGACGGTGAACGCGGCGCGCTCGTCGTCGAGCTCGCCGAGCTCCGCGCCCAGCTGCGCTCGGACAAGATCGCCGAGGTCGCCGCCGAGTTCGACGACGTCCACGACATCCACCGCGCCGTCGCGGTTGGCTCTGTGGATGAGGTGATCGCGGCCAGCGATCTGCGGCCCAAGGTGATCGACGTCATCGAGAGGGCGTTGGGCACGGTGTGA
- a CDS encoding substrate-binding periplasmic protein, with translation MNRIKLVIASAVTLLGAIVFSGHVSHPAPTATDKASAAADISTLRIGVDNIEPVYYQSDGATKGFDYEMARSVAEGMGIEPEFVPMEFDKLFPALRAGEIDMIGAQVTKTSELEREFDFSAPYFSTYVAFLTPEGSAVRTRRDVNGKKIAVVDGAIQGSYLEEKYHDVEIVRTPNVDTAIELIERGEADALFYGAPYAQSIINGAPIALQEPIVYPVKDAPIGFVIRSGDQRREQIDEVLKDMVLNGEWLRIKAAYFEADPLSDVFRDKGS, from the coding sequence ATGAACCGGATCAAGTTGGTCATCGCCAGCGCAGTGACCCTCCTAGGCGCAATCGTCTTCAGCGGACACGTCTCGCACCCCGCACCAACTGCCACCGACAAGGCGAGCGCCGCGGCCGACATCAGCACACTTCGGATCGGTGTCGACAACATCGAGCCCGTCTACTACCAGAGCGACGGCGCGACCAAGGGCTTCGACTACGAGATGGCGCGCAGCGTTGCCGAAGGCATGGGCATCGAGCCTGAGTTCGTGCCGATGGAGTTCGACAAGCTCTTCCCTGCCCTGCGGGCGGGAGAGATCGACATGATCGGGGCCCAGGTCACGAAGACGTCAGAGCTCGAGCGGGAGTTCGACTTCAGCGCGCCGTACTTCTCGACGTACGTCGCCTTCCTCACGCCCGAGGGATCGGCCGTTCGGACACGCCGTGACGTCAACGGGAAGAAGATCGCGGTCGTGGACGGCGCCATCCAAGGGTCCTACCTCGAAGAGAAGTACCACGACGTCGAGATCGTCAGGACCCCCAACGTGGACACTGCCATCGAGCTGATCGAGCGAGGGGAGGCGGACGCGTTGTTCTATGGAGCTCCTTACGCTCAGTCGATCATCAACGGCGCCCCCATAGCCCTGCAAGAGCCGATCGTCTACCCGGTCAAGGACGCCCCGATCGGATTCGTGATCCGCTCCGGTGACCAGCGTAGAGAACAGATCGACGAGGTTCTGAAGGACATGGTCCTCAACGGCGAGTGGCTGAGGATCAAGGCCGCCTACTTCGAGGCCGACCCGCTCTCCGATGTGTTCCGCGACAAGGGCTCCTGA
- a CDS encoding TetR/AcrR family transcriptional regulator C-terminal ligand-binding domain-containing protein encodes MPTHPPSGAAVLQPEVTASIVAAVLAELVERGYGRLAMEAVAKRAGTSKSALYRRWSGKQEMVLAVLADISVPMADVVETGDLRRDMRAAAESMAAWLAAEPYAKIIPDLIAEAHRTPALAEAIAVSIAKPRRAHLRSLLTRAIDRGDLPADTDLEMAQDLVAALIYWRTVVRQAPAEPHYLDHVTDTALRALRATRTDTRA; translated from the coding sequence GTGCCTACACATCCGCCATCAGGAGCCGCCGTCCTTCAACCGGAGGTCACGGCCTCCATCGTCGCGGCCGTCCTTGCAGAGCTCGTGGAGCGTGGCTACGGCCGGCTGGCGATGGAGGCGGTCGCCAAGCGGGCAGGGACGAGCAAGAGCGCCCTCTACCGACGGTGGTCCGGCAAGCAGGAGATGGTGCTCGCCGTCCTCGCTGACATCAGCGTGCCCATGGCCGACGTCGTCGAGACCGGTGACCTGCGCCGGGACATGCGCGCCGCTGCGGAGTCGATGGCAGCCTGGCTCGCCGCGGAGCCCTACGCGAAGATCATCCCGGACCTCATCGCCGAGGCTCACCGGACGCCCGCGCTCGCGGAAGCCATCGCCGTGTCGATAGCAAAGCCGCGGCGCGCCCACCTGCGGTCACTCCTGACGCGAGCGATCGACCGAGGCGACCTCCCAGCGGACACCGACTTGGAGATGGCTCAGGACCTGGTGGCGGCCCTCATCTATTGGCGCACGGTCGTACGGCAGGCACCAGCAGAGCCGCACTACCTCGACCATGTCACCGATACAGCCCTACGCGCCCTACGAGCCACCAGGACGGACACGCGAGCCTGA
- a CDS encoding pyridoxamine 5'-phosphate oxidase family protein: protein MTSLAPNSRQPTADGSPEARLAQLDQLHPPRPLSPSDREQFLSESHVGVLAVGADPGRPPASVPLWYSYDPGGDVVVNTSVSSRKARLIRAAGAATLTVQRATPPYWYVVVECRVANVVHPSPVPVRRAIARRYLSPEGADIAVDRYDPDDQVLFVLRPQRWHTADFSGPSLPATDRSPEPVSPAQPNKEETGDSHDR, encoded by the coding sequence ATGACGTCCCTTGCCCCGAATTCCCGCCAGCCAACGGCCGACGGATCACCCGAAGCCCGGTTGGCGCAACTCGACCAGCTGCATCCGCCCCGCCCGCTCTCCCCGTCCGACCGAGAGCAGTTCTTGTCCGAGTCGCATGTCGGCGTGCTAGCGGTCGGCGCGGACCCGGGCCGACCTCCGGCCAGCGTGCCGCTCTGGTACTCCTATGACCCGGGCGGTGACGTCGTGGTCAACACCTCCGTCTCGAGCCGAAAGGCCCGACTCATCCGCGCCGCCGGCGCCGCCACGCTCACGGTGCAGCGCGCGACCCCGCCCTACTGGTACGTCGTCGTCGAATGCCGGGTCGCCAACGTCGTCCACCCATCACCCGTGCCGGTCCGCCGAGCCATCGCTCGCCGTTATCTCAGTCCCGAGGGGGCGGATATTGCGGTCGACCGCTACGACCCCGACGACCAGGTGCTCTTCGTCCTCCGGCCACAGCGCTGGCATACGGCGGACTTCTCGGGCCCATCCCTACCTGCGACAGACCGTTCGCCTGAGCCGGTCAGCCCCGCGCAGCCCAACAAAGAAGAAACCGGAGACTCCCATGACAGATGA
- a CDS encoding APC family permease, translating to MTDEAISDPCEVADDRPRLRGGTVSTTGMIFLVVAATAPLTALSSNISISIGLGAGTETVGYLAVVGALLALFAVGFLVLSRYVVEPSAFAAFVTFGLGRRLGSSAAFVAALAYGLASTAMVAATGYFAKLTLDSYVGSAPPWYVLSAVALCVVAILGVRGLDIAQWVMVLLCSAQFVIVIALFVAVLVQRPASAWLPDDLLPTEPFSGTAALTLVFCLVCFGGYEATAVYGEEAKAPRRSIRRATFGALGLLFAIFALGTWTLKAAHQDVVALATADAGALVPVTAETYLGHWAGPVLSVMVAFSFLGAAIALHNMGSRYLFAMGRSGRLPDVLARVHPRHGTPMVGTAILVALTALILAGFATLGADPLTNLFPAVSGITSLSLVTLMLGCCVSVIVARVRGHVTEGPWQAIVAPAVAGAGLVVVIAAIARNYATVTGSENPVVAWMPLVPVLIAIYGWFHPGRAAQEGLNT from the coding sequence ATGACAGATGAAGCCATCTCCGACCCGTGCGAGGTCGCCGATGACCGCCCCCGCCTGCGGGGAGGCACGGTCTCCACGACGGGAATGATCTTTCTGGTGGTGGCGGCCACGGCGCCGCTCACTGCCCTGAGCTCCAACATCTCCATCAGTATCGGTCTCGGCGCAGGCACCGAGACGGTGGGCTACCTCGCGGTCGTGGGTGCTCTCCTGGCCCTCTTTGCGGTCGGCTTCCTGGTGCTGTCCCGCTATGTCGTCGAGCCGAGCGCCTTCGCTGCCTTCGTGACGTTCGGGCTGGGCCGCAGACTTGGCTCCTCGGCAGCGTTCGTCGCTGCTCTCGCCTACGGCCTCGCATCCACTGCGATGGTGGCGGCGACAGGTTACTTCGCCAAGCTGACGCTCGACTCCTATGTCGGCTCCGCCCCGCCCTGGTACGTCCTCTCGGCTGTCGCACTGTGTGTTGTCGCGATCCTGGGCGTCCGTGGCCTCGACATCGCCCAGTGGGTGATGGTGCTGCTGTGCTCGGCCCAGTTCGTCATCGTCATCGCGCTCTTCGTGGCCGTGCTGGTCCAGCGTCCGGCATCCGCGTGGTTGCCCGACGACCTGCTTCCGACCGAGCCGTTCTCCGGCACCGCCGCCCTGACACTGGTCTTCTGCCTGGTCTGCTTCGGTGGCTATGAGGCGACCGCCGTCTACGGCGAGGAGGCGAAGGCGCCACGCCGGAGCATTCGCAGGGCGACCTTCGGGGCATTGGGGCTGCTGTTCGCCATCTTCGCCCTGGGGACCTGGACGCTCAAGGCCGCGCACCAGGACGTGGTCGCACTCGCAACCGCTGACGCCGGCGCACTGGTTCCTGTGACTGCAGAGACCTACCTCGGCCACTGGGCCGGGCCGGTCCTCAGCGTGATGGTGGCCTTCAGCTTTCTCGGGGCGGCCATTGCCCTGCACAACATGGGCAGCCGCTATCTCTTCGCGATGGGACGTTCCGGCCGCCTGCCCGACGTCCTCGCGCGAGTGCATCCCCGCCATGGCACTCCCATGGTCGGCACCGCGATCCTGGTTGCCCTGACTGCCCTCATCCTGGCCGGATTCGCGACATTGGGCGCGGACCCGCTCACCAACCTGTTCCCGGCGGTCTCCGGGATCACGTCCCTCTCGCTGGTGACGCTCATGCTCGGTTGCTGCGTCAGCGTGATCGTCGCGCGAGTGCGCGGCCACGTGACCGAGGGGCCGTGGCAGGCCATCGTCGCGCCCGCCGTCGCCGGTGCCGGCCTGGTCGTCGTCATCGCGGCGATCGCCCGCAACTACGCGACCGTCACGGGCAGTGAGAACCCGGTGGTGGCCTGGATGCCCCTGGTCCCCGTTCTGATCGCCATCTACGGCTGGTTCCACCCGGGACGCGCCGCGCAAGAAGGGTTGAACACGTGA
- a CDS encoding alpha/beta hydrolase gives MTTSTPLLFADHPQYWFETLRMLGHSSYGGSEVGEVLATSAEITAGDHDSWYGAWLRTADRVAEGARRDAVHGRQVSSREGYLRAANYYRNADFFLHANPHDPRVLHAYRHGVQCFEAAIAITRPFEDPERSSITPVQIPYEGKTLRGYLYRGPAGSDERRPTIVMHNGFDGSAEEMHYFGAEAAAERGFNVLTFDGPGQPAAVHDHGLVFRPDWENVVGPVLDFLLDEHGDIVDAERIALLGVSLGGVLAPRAAAFEPRIAAVVCNDGVYDALGAVEALLGLTRAEMEERWHDPAFNAEVEAAAAEQPTLRWALDHGLWVMGAADPAEFVRTYAQYNLLDGVAERITCPVLVCEADNDLFFAGDDMALPQPRQLMARLSAPATLMTFTHDEGADAHCHVGAQRLASGRMFDWLTDTFAGLTKDSVR, from the coding sequence GTGACCACTTCGACACCCCTGCTCTTCGCAGACCATCCCCAGTACTGGTTCGAGACCCTGCGCATGCTGGGCCACTCGTCCTATGGCGGCTCGGAGGTCGGTGAGGTCCTGGCGACGTCCGCCGAGATCACTGCGGGCGACCACGACAGCTGGTACGGCGCCTGGCTGCGAACGGCCGATCGCGTCGCCGAGGGTGCTCGCCGCGACGCCGTTCATGGCCGACAGGTGAGCTCGCGCGAGGGCTACCTGCGGGCCGCGAACTACTACCGCAACGCCGACTTCTTCCTGCACGCCAACCCGCACGATCCGCGCGTATTGCATGCCTATCGCCACGGCGTGCAGTGCTTCGAGGCGGCGATCGCCATCACGCGGCCCTTCGAGGATCCCGAGCGGTCGAGCATCACGCCGGTCCAGATCCCCTACGAGGGCAAGACGCTGCGCGGCTACCTCTACCGGGGACCGGCAGGCTCTGACGAGCGGCGCCCGACGATCGTCATGCACAACGGCTTCGACGGCAGCGCGGAGGAGATGCACTACTTCGGCGCGGAGGCGGCAGCCGAGCGAGGCTTCAACGTGCTCACCTTCGACGGTCCGGGACAGCCGGCCGCCGTGCACGACCACGGCCTGGTCTTTCGTCCTGACTGGGAGAACGTCGTGGGGCCGGTCCTCGACTTCCTACTCGACGAACACGGCGACATCGTCGACGCCGAGCGCATCGCGCTCCTCGGAGTGAGTCTGGGCGGGGTGCTGGCCCCGCGCGCCGCTGCCTTCGAGCCACGCATCGCCGCCGTCGTGTGCAACGACGGTGTGTACGACGCCCTCGGAGCGGTCGAGGCGCTCCTCGGTCTGACCCGTGCGGAGATGGAGGAGCGCTGGCATGATCCCGCGTTCAACGCCGAGGTCGAGGCAGCAGCCGCGGAGCAACCCACCCTGCGCTGGGCCCTCGACCACGGGCTGTGGGTCATGGGCGCCGCGGATCCGGCCGAGTTCGTGCGGACGTACGCCCAGTACAACCTGCTCGACGGTGTGGCCGAACGGATCACGTGCCCGGTCCTGGTCTGCGAGGCGGACAACGACCTGTTCTTTGCGGGCGACGACATGGCTCTGCCGCAGCCCCGCCAGCTGATGGCTCGCCTGTCTGCTCCCGCCACCCTGATGACCTTCACCCACGACGAAGGGGCCGATGCGCACTGCCACGTCGGTGCCCAGCGGCTGGCCTCCGGACGCATGTTCGACTGGCTCACCGACACCTTCGCGGGCCTCACGAAGGACTCGGTCCGATGA